The following proteins come from a genomic window of Myroides odoratus DSM 2801:
- a CDS encoding diaminopimelate dehydrogenase produces MTHETTPIRIGIVGYGNLGRGVEHAIAQNADLELVAIFTRRSPESLPTTSKVVALDQVLEYKTKIDVMILCGGSSTDLPEQVIQLATHFNTVDSFDNHGKIPAYFAKVEQCTKANQTLSLISTGWDPGLFSMLRLVGESILPQGETYTFWGKGLSQGHSDAIRRLAGVKNGVQYTLPIETALEEVRAGQNPTFTAAEKHQRVCYVVAEEGADQQQIAQEIQTMPNYFEPYHTTVHFISEEELKLNHSAMPHGGFVLRSGKTGNGNQQHMEFGLKLESNPEFTASVLVAFTRAIAKMAKEGHIGAKTVFDIPLGYLSPKSPEQLRAALL; encoded by the coding sequence ATGACACACGAAACAACCCCTATTCGCATAGGTATTGTAGGATATGGTAATTTAGGAAGAGGCGTTGAACACGCGATTGCTCAAAATGCAGATTTAGAACTAGTGGCTATTTTCACTAGACGTTCGCCTGAATCATTACCAACAACATCGAAAGTAGTTGCTTTAGATCAAGTATTGGAGTATAAAACTAAAATTGACGTGATGATTTTATGTGGGGGATCTTCTACCGATTTACCAGAACAAGTCATCCAATTGGCAACTCATTTTAATACGGTAGATAGTTTTGATAATCATGGTAAAATACCCGCTTATTTTGCTAAAGTAGAACAATGTACAAAGGCTAATCAAACCTTGAGTCTAATCTCAACTGGTTGGGATCCAGGTTTATTTTCTATGTTGCGTTTAGTAGGAGAGAGCATTCTACCGCAAGGAGAAACCTATACCTTTTGGGGGAAAGGATTAAGTCAAGGCCACTCTGACGCTATTCGCCGTTTAGCAGGGGTTAAAAATGGTGTTCAATATACACTTCCAATTGAAACAGCATTAGAAGAAGTACGCGCAGGTCAAAACCCAACATTTACCGCAGCTGAGAAACACCAAAGGGTATGTTATGTCGTAGCTGAAGAAGGTGCAGATCAACAGCAAATTGCACAGGAGATTCAAACGATGCCCAATTACTTTGAGCCTTACCATACAACGGTTCACTTTATTTCGGAAGAAGAATTAAAACTGAATCACAGTGCGATGCCTCATGGCGGATTTGTTTTGCGATCTGGCAAAACAGGAAATGGGAATCAACAGCATATGGAATTTGGTTTAAAACTAGAAAGTAATCCAGAATTTACGGCTTCTGTTTTAGTAGCCTTTACCCGTGCGATTGCCAAAATGGCAAAAGAAGGACATATTGGAGCGAAAACTGTATTCGATATTCCATTAGGCTATTTATCACCTAAATCACCCGAACAATTACGCGCTGCACTTTTATAA
- a CDS encoding S41 family peptidase — protein MKKIKTALILVFFCHFCAFAQQEYDKLTKEGLLTDFDFMVKVIKEQHPNPFRFITEKEFDQKATVLRKKIEKEPTIENFYLSEPLSLIRDAHASLVPDPTLFDQVLKNMSFFPFKTTVYDNRVFINQYTNEIPEGAELITVNEIKVGDILNQIPNRVDGDIQASTQKEFSQYLSFRFPKAASFRLVYREEAKGSLQTVEVKPVDYERYNYNGRKAILPLNLLAYDTGIYGSQVDKDTYLLSIKSFNLSEEYAYYILNTIFTDIKTKNIKQVIIDIRDNAGGALSNIPLFYSFISKEKHFKNIYKYATKVPTINVRENLIDENSKLLNNTDIIAYDNFMQQRFDKNESDGFYYGNNRLDESYVENYPQDKNAFTGNVILLQNNNTLSAAAYFAYMFELNERGPIAGQETQSCSNFTTAAWFLNYKLPHTASIVVLPRSEIFFNTVANKDAACRGVLPHFTISADQFQKGLQTVQDPELNLALALSKK, from the coding sequence ATGAAAAAAATAAAAACAGCACTTATTCTAGTCTTTTTCTGTCATTTTTGTGCATTTGCACAACAAGAGTATGATAAATTGACCAAAGAGGGACTTCTTACTGATTTTGACTTTATGGTAAAAGTGATTAAAGAACAACACCCTAATCCCTTTCGCTTTATTACAGAAAAGGAGTTTGATCAAAAAGCGACTGTTTTGCGAAAGAAGATTGAAAAAGAGCCTACAATAGAAAATTTTTATTTATCTGAACCGTTAAGCTTAATACGAGATGCACATGCAAGTCTTGTTCCAGATCCAACTTTGTTCGATCAGGTGCTTAAAAACATGTCCTTCTTTCCGTTTAAAACAACGGTATATGACAATAGAGTCTTTATTAATCAATATACGAATGAAATACCAGAGGGTGCAGAGCTAATTACCGTTAATGAAATAAAAGTAGGGGATATCCTCAATCAAATTCCCAATAGAGTAGATGGTGATATTCAGGCGAGTACACAGAAAGAATTTAGTCAATATCTTTCTTTTCGATTTCCAAAAGCAGCCTCTTTTCGGTTAGTATATAGAGAAGAAGCCAAGGGAAGTTTACAAACGGTAGAAGTAAAGCCCGTTGATTATGAGCGCTATAATTACAATGGAAGAAAGGCTATTTTACCTTTGAACCTACTAGCGTATGATACGGGTATTTACGGATCTCAAGTAGATAAAGATACGTATCTCCTTTCTATTAAGTCTTTTAACCTGTCTGAAGAATATGCGTATTATATTTTAAACACTATTTTTACGGATATTAAGACGAAGAACATCAAACAGGTGATTATTGATATTCGTGATAATGCTGGTGGTGCGTTGTCCAATATTCCTTTATTTTATTCCTTTATCAGTAAAGAAAAACACTTTAAAAACATCTACAAATACGCAACGAAAGTACCAACTATTAACGTCAGAGAAAACCTGATTGATGAAAATAGCAAGTTATTAAATAACACGGATATTATAGCGTACGACAATTTCATGCAACAGCGTTTTGATAAAAATGAAAGTGATGGATTTTATTATGGCAATAATCGTTTGGATGAATCTTATGTAGAAAACTACCCACAAGATAAAAATGCTTTTACAGGAAATGTTATTCTTTTACAAAACAACAATACACTTTCTGCAGCAGCCTATTTTGCTTATATGTTTGAACTGAATGAAAGAGGTCCGATTGCAGGTCAAGAAACACAAAGTTGTAGTAATTTTACAACAGCTGCCTGGTTTTTAAACTATAAATTACCACACACAGCTTCCATTGTTGTTTTGCCGCGTTCTGAAATCTTTTTCAACACCGTTGCGAATAAAGATGCTGCGTGTAGGGGAGTATTACCTCATTTCACTATTTCAGCGGATCAGTTTCAAAAAGGATTGCAAACCGTTCAGGATCCGGAACTAAATTTAGCTTTAGCATTGAGTAAAAAGTAA
- a CDS encoding Crp/Fnr family transcriptional regulator gives MLPTFFDQFNLFTAAEIATIVALFQPRHLTKHSFLIREGDYCEEIAFVESGLFRSFYTTDTGNELTYCFRFPNDLIGAYSAFITQGKSVENIQAIEPAVLWVIQQKDLAFLADQLPQWTVFLKVIAEQQYLELEQRVMQLQRETAQQRYKNLVLNHPNFIQSIPLQYLASYLGITQRHLSRIRKEITF, from the coding sequence ATGCTTCCTACATTTTTTGATCAATTTAATTTATTTACCGCAGCGGAAATAGCTACTATTGTTGCTTTATTTCAACCACGTCATTTAACTAAACACAGCTTTTTAATCCGAGAAGGGGATTATTGTGAGGAGATTGCTTTTGTTGAATCTGGACTTTTCCGCTCTTTTTATACGACGGATACTGGAAATGAATTGACCTATTGTTTTCGCTTTCCCAATGATTTAATAGGAGCCTATTCTGCTTTTATCACCCAAGGAAAAAGTGTAGAAAACATCCAAGCTATTGAACCAGCTGTACTTTGGGTTATTCAGCAAAAAGACCTCGCATTCCTAGCGGATCAATTGCCTCAATGGACTGTCTTCTTAAAAGTAATAGCTGAACAGCAGTATTTGGAACTTGAACAACGCGTGATGCAACTGCAACGTGAAACCGCCCAACAACGCTATAAAAATTTAGTATTGAATCACCCTAATTTTATTCAATCTATTCCCTTGCAATACTTAGCTTCCTATTTAGGGATTACACAACGCCATTTAAGTAGAATTCGAAAAGAGATTACTTTTTAG
- a CDS encoding NAD(P)H-dependent oxidoreductase yields MKKIVILNGHPNPASFTKGLVEAYEKGAKIKGVEIKTITIADLAFDANLRFGYQKRMELEPDLLDAIQAIQWADHLVWIHPVWWGGLPALVKGFIDRTFLPGITYQYRENSMLWDKLLKGKTAHIITTLDQPGWYYRLMYGRPSVNQLKKSTLQFCGVSKVKVTYIGIVRNSTTDQRAKWLKKVEQLAAR; encoded by the coding sequence ATGAAAAAAATAGTAATTCTAAATGGACATCCTAATCCCGCTTCTTTTACGAAGGGATTAGTGGAAGCGTATGAGAAGGGGGCAAAAATAAAAGGAGTAGAAATCAAAACAATCACGATTGCTGATCTTGCTTTTGATGCTAATTTGCGCTTCGGTTACCAAAAGCGAATGGAGTTAGAACCTGATTTGTTGGATGCCATTCAAGCGATTCAATGGGCAGATCATCTCGTGTGGATTCACCCTGTTTGGTGGGGTGGGTTACCTGCTTTAGTAAAAGGATTTATTGACCGAACTTTTTTACCTGGAATTACCTATCAATATCGCGAGAATAGCATGTTATGGGATAAATTATTAAAAGGAAAAACAGCCCATATCATCACTACACTTGATCAACCGGGGTGGTATTATCGTTTGATGTACGGCAGGCCTAGTGTGAATCAGTTAAAAAAATCAACCCTTCAGTTCTGTGGTGTGTCTAAGGTTAAAGTAACTTACATTGGAATTGTTCGAAACTCAACAACGGATCAACGAGCAAAATGGCTGAAGAAAGTAGAACAACTTGCCGCGCGATAA
- a CDS encoding M15 family metallopeptidase — MKIELIKPQTQTPLIIQWKAFQQQLGRYNGPFDDWYDPPFIQVIQEYQKEKNLLVDGYIGTNTWYAAYQEGMNFTPDQKKSFPLPPNFGPIRTTQEVIDLFGEIQFTPNSIAQNPEQIVITNNFATENIIAVDIPQLKKIPQGATSTIYFHRKGAEQLRGFFDAIEQKGLLPLLLSYGGSYIPRLIRGSKTTLSNHAYGTAFDLNMQWNSLNTDPAPLGALGSVRELVPLAYQYGFYWGGHFKRKDGMHFELAQIH; from the coding sequence ATGAAAATTGAACTTATTAAACCCCAGACACAAACGCCGTTGATTATCCAATGGAAAGCGTTTCAGCAACAATTAGGAAGATATAACGGTCCCTTCGACGATTGGTATGACCCCCCTTTTATTCAAGTGATACAAGAATACCAAAAAGAAAAGAATCTCCTAGTAGATGGCTATATTGGCACCAATACGTGGTATGCAGCGTACCAAGAAGGGATGAATTTTACCCCTGATCAAAAGAAGAGTTTTCCGCTTCCACCCAATTTTGGACCGATAAGAACTACACAAGAAGTAATAGATCTATTTGGAGAAATTCAGTTTACACCAAATTCAATAGCACAAAATCCAGAGCAGATTGTAATCACCAATAATTTTGCGACTGAAAACATCATCGCCGTTGATATACCCCAATTAAAAAAGATTCCACAGGGGGCAACATCTACAATTTATTTTCATCGAAAAGGCGCAGAACAACTCCGTGGATTCTTTGATGCAATTGAGCAAAAAGGTCTATTACCCTTACTTTTAAGTTATGGCGGAAGCTATATCCCCCGATTGATTCGTGGATCTAAAACGACATTATCCAATCATGCCTATGGCACTGCATTTGATCTCAACATGCAATGGAATTCTTTAAATACAGACCCCGCGCCCTTAGGAGCCCTTGGTTCTGTGCGTGAACTCGTTCCTTTAGCTTATCAATATGGATTTTATTGGGGTGGTCACTTTAAGCGAAAAGATGGAATGCATTTTGAACTTGCCCAAATACACTAA
- a CDS encoding DUF2589 domain-containing protein: protein MAPISFKKFIQVIHTAILLSSEQIAEKNVNLLNKYFEERESKLLDENGIEITRKSWVPKMVTLIYPQRIQTENNANPTNFISFQEPVEVPLISLVPMEMCGIKKATFTTEFEMEVKQDELQIYFGKPDTSLLKRNVKTNHGKLEITLTPQETTEGLRIITEGYENFLKRQIT from the coding sequence ATGGCTCCCATCAGTTTTAAAAAATTTATCCAAGTCATTCATACCGCTATTTTACTTTCTAGTGAACAGATAGCAGAAAAAAATGTAAACCTATTAAACAAATATTTTGAAGAACGCGAATCTAAACTACTGGATGAGAATGGAATAGAAATAACTAGGAAATCGTGGGTTCCCAAAATGGTAACCCTAATTTATCCCCAGAGGATACAAACAGAAAATAATGCCAATCCAACTAATTTCATTTCTTTTCAGGAGCCTGTTGAAGTCCCTTTAATTTCCTTGGTTCCGATGGAGATGTGCGGAATTAAGAAAGCTACGTTCACCACAGAGTTTGAAATGGAAGTTAAACAAGATGAATTGCAGATTTACTTTGGAAAACCAGACACTTCGTTACTTAAAAGGAACGTCAAAACCAATCATGGAAAACTTGAAATAACACTGACTCCTCAAGAGACAACTGAGGGGCTACGTATTATTACAGAAGGATATGAAAATTTTCTAAAACGACAAATTACCTAA
- a CDS encoding DUF2589 domain-containing protein — MDSNAVGIHSKTGKKMNQTHRILSYSRDQDAELNIESIISAPLIALSKANTMILNGQTTSILDQYFTRTKRKTKEGNSNLKYLYQPKMINMVLTKLMHVEGETKPYDVVFQVPLIAIAPLNSIAIQKMKIAFNLDITSTTSYVNQSNTIIERKAQLNGKISNINNAPSTTPSYTKSNQRMLKIDIQAGPLPLPLGILNILELYSKNIQPFNIK; from the coding sequence ATGGATTCCAACGCTGTTGGAATCCATTCAAAAACAGGTAAAAAGATGAATCAAACGCATAGAATACTTTCCTATAGTAGAGATCAAGATGCTGAGCTCAATATTGAATCTATTATCTCAGCTCCTCTAATTGCTCTATCCAAGGCCAATACGATGATTTTAAATGGACAAACTACTTCCATACTAGATCAATATTTTACTAGAACAAAAAGAAAAACAAAAGAAGGTAATAGTAACCTAAAGTACCTCTATCAACCCAAAATGATCAATATGGTATTGACTAAACTCATGCATGTAGAGGGTGAAACAAAACCCTATGACGTTGTTTTTCAAGTTCCTCTAATTGCGATTGCACCTTTGAACTCCATCGCTATTCAAAAAATGAAGATTGCCTTTAATTTGGATATTACTTCCACAACAAGTTACGTCAATCAATCGAATACAATCATTGAGCGAAAAGCACAATTAAATGGAAAAATTTCAAATATTAATAATGCCCCTAGTACGACTCCGAGCTACACGAAATCAAATCAGCGCATGCTTAAAATTGATATTCAAGCAGGTCCACTTCCGCTACCATTGGGCATTTTAAATATTCTAGAATTATACAGTAAAAATATTCAACCCTTTAATATCAAATAA
- a CDS encoding DUF2589 domain-containing protein — MSANLVSIAQQFTGIPMDALIGGPLNAAADANAKMAISQTKFILDTCFVRKGEENEVSYQPILIKMELERAFVLEDETIEKITTTFHLPLLTIMPINSLGVDSVDVNFDMEVNSSYSEETSKEKNVNKAAEANLEAKIGFGVFSATIKGKVSYDSKASHKESQHYSKSNAAKYSLKVHAGQLPLPIGVTTIIDVFSKSIDPVTSTKNAE; from the coding sequence ATGAGTGCAAATCTAGTATCAATTGCGCAGCAATTCACAGGAATACCTATGGATGCATTAATAGGGGGACCTTTAAATGCTGCTGCTGACGCCAATGCTAAAATGGCGATTTCACAAACCAAGTTTATCTTAGATACTTGCTTTGTGCGTAAAGGAGAAGAAAACGAGGTTTCATATCAACCCATTTTGATTAAAATGGAGTTGGAACGCGCCTTTGTTTTAGAGGATGAAACGATTGAAAAAATAACAACTACTTTTCATCTCCCCTTGCTAACTATTATGCCCATTAATTCGCTGGGGGTTGATTCTGTTGATGTTAATTTTGACATGGAGGTAAATTCAAGTTATAGTGAAGAAACCTCTAAAGAAAAAAATGTAAACAAAGCGGCAGAAGCGAATTTGGAAGCAAAAATTGGGTTTGGGGTTTTCTCGGCTACAATCAAAGGTAAGGTAAGCTATGATAGCAAGGCTAGTCATAAAGAGAGCCAACATTATTCCAAGAGTAACGCTGCTAAGTACAGTCTAAAAGTACATGCAGGCCAGCTTCCCTTGCCGATTGGAGTAACTACAATTATTGATGTTTTCTCTAAATCCATTGATCCTGTTACTTCAACCAAAAATGCGGAGTAA
- a CDS encoding helix-turn-helix transcriptional regulator, with protein MKHKITLMDKDTLLLELIKDFLNASDDFEVSYSFVHISSFYASFSAVCKNTDLIIMDFQLGDSIAEQLVSLIQLEEVVIPILVLTSQYNQSLIGYMLKLGVACYIPKYIRLTEFVSIVKEVLEKGHYISKEQFPYLKASMEDHAGELAIKKHNISKRELDIIFLLAQQCTAKEIGERLFIAPKTVENYKNTLFVKTGTKTIVGLVLWAIHKRIISIDLLHPL; from the coding sequence ATGAAACATAAAATTACGCTCATGGACAAAGACACCTTACTTCTCGAATTAATTAAGGATTTTCTAAATGCCTCAGATGATTTTGAGGTAAGCTATTCTTTTGTACATATTTCTAGTTTCTATGCGTCTTTTTCCGCTGTTTGTAAGAACACAGATTTGATTATTATGGATTTTCAATTGGGTGATTCAATAGCAGAACAATTAGTAAGCCTTATCCAGTTAGAGGAGGTTGTTATTCCCATCTTGGTATTAACGTCTCAATACAATCAATCATTGATTGGCTATATGCTCAAACTAGGTGTGGCTTGTTATATACCGAAGTATATTCGATTAACAGAATTTGTTAGTATTGTGAAAGAAGTCTTAGAAAAAGGTCATTACATCAGTAAAGAGCAATTTCCATATCTAAAAGCATCAATGGAGGATCACGCTGGAGAGTTGGCCATAAAAAAACACAATATTTCAAAGCGGGAATTGGATATTATCTTTTTATTAGCGCAACAATGTACAGCGAAAGAGATAGGAGAGCGCTTATTTATTGCTCCAAAGACGGTGGAAAACTACAAGAATACCCTATTTGTAAAAACGGGAACGAAGACCATTGTTGGGTTAGTATTATGGGCCATTCACAAGCGAATTATTTCTATAGATTTACTACATCCGTTGTAG
- a CDS encoding chromate transporter, with product MLVKLFFLFTKIGIFTIGGGYAVIPLIEKEIISRSWLTYDEFYELLAITESLPGVFATNIAALVGFKIGGIKGGILAALGTIIAPFVIVLLLAVFFNRFQDNIYVVKAFKGLRPVVVALIAAPCYTAIQINKMSIKTLLLPLVALGLMWGADVSPVWIILAGCMGGIAYHSWHNKSISKL from the coding sequence ATGTTAGTTAAACTCTTTTTTCTCTTCACCAAAATTGGCATTTTTACTATTGGTGGAGGATATGCTGTCATTCCCTTGATTGAAAAAGAAATCATTAGTCGATCTTGGTTGACTTATGATGAATTTTATGAACTTTTAGCGATAACAGAATCACTACCTGGTGTTTTTGCAACGAATATTGCGGCTTTGGTGGGTTTCAAAATTGGAGGAATAAAAGGAGGTATTTTAGCTGCATTAGGTACTATTATTGCCCCTTTTGTTATTGTGCTGTTATTAGCGGTGTTTTTTAATCGATTTCAGGATAATATATATGTGGTTAAGGCATTTAAAGGATTGAGACCCGTTGTTGTAGCTTTAATTGCGGCTCCTTGTTATACTGCCATACAAATCAATAAAATGTCAATAAAAACCTTATTATTACCACTAGTTGCTTTGGGCTTGATGTGGGGAGCTGATGTATCTCCCGTGTGGATTATTTTGGCTGGATGCATGGGAGGGATTGCCTATCACAGTTGGCATAATAAAAGCATTTCTAAGTTATGA
- a CDS encoding chromate transporter: MIFYQLFWVFIKIGTFGFGGGYAMLSLIQEEVVDHHQWISKSEFTNLVAVSQMTPGPIGINTATYVGYAALINEGYPVYIAVLGSALTTIALCLPAFLMIGLISYFYFKFRSNKFFAYAISGIKPLGISLIALAALSLTNKESFPDYFSPVLFIAALVCSIRFKVHPILILFGAALLGILFY, from the coding sequence ATGATCTTTTATCAATTGTTTTGGGTCTTTATTAAAATTGGAACCTTTGGATTTGGTGGAGGATATGCGATGCTTTCTCTTATTCAAGAAGAAGTAGTTGACCATCATCAATGGATTTCCAAAAGTGAGTTTACGAATCTAGTTGCTGTTTCACAAATGACACCAGGACCTATTGGCATTAATACAGCAACCTACGTAGGCTATGCCGCTTTAATCAATGAAGGCTACCCCGTTTATATTGCCGTATTGGGGTCTGCTTTAACGACCATTGCCCTTTGCTTACCTGCATTTCTCATGATTGGTTTAATTTCCTATTTTTATTTCAAATTTAGGTCTAATAAATTCTTTGCTTATGCTATCTCTGGGATTAAACCCTTAGGTATATCCTTAATTGCTTTAGCCGCCTTATCTTTAACGAATAAGGAAAGTTTTCCAGACTATTTTAGTCCCGTTTTATTTATTGCAGCTTTGGTTTGTTCTATCCGCTTTAAGGTTCATCCCATTTTAATTTTATTTGGTGCTGCTTTGTTGGGAATTCTCTTTTATTAA
- a CDS encoding tetracycline resistance MFS efflux pump, which translates to MTFKNKTKIVIFITITLVLDTAGFGIIFPILPDLLKELLHQDLSHAAKFAGILALAYAFMQFIFAPIIGYISDQYGRRPVLLFSLLGFSLDCFFMAFASTYELLVVGRIIAGITGATFAVASAAIVDISTEDERTKYFGYLHAAFALGFILGPLMGGILGEYNLRLPFVFTGCLTLVNMCYGYFYFPETNRVKSKAKFAFATTFEQWKHIQSIQNVGLLLVVFFFLALASHSMESTWSFYTVGKYDWSKQQIGLSLTVIGILTLLIQTYLIQFVSKYLTDQQLITWGIVFSIGGLLLISLSSTALILWTGMILYLIGSIQQTGFQSLLSKLVQENKQGILQGILSSINGLTTLIGPLLFTYLFYSFSKPEHTFVFHGISFFVAAIFCLLALILFKKQMR; encoded by the coding sequence ATGACTTTTAAAAACAAAACTAAAATTGTAATATTTATTACAATTACCTTAGTATTAGATACTGCTGGGTTCGGAATTATATTTCCTATTTTACCAGATTTACTAAAAGAATTACTGCATCAAGATTTAAGTCACGCAGCCAAATTTGCAGGTATCCTTGCCTTAGCGTATGCTTTTATGCAATTTATTTTTGCCCCGATTATCGGCTATATCAGTGACCAATATGGAAGACGTCCTGTTCTTCTTTTTTCTTTGCTAGGTTTTTCTCTGGATTGCTTTTTTATGGCTTTTGCCTCTACCTATGAATTATTAGTCGTCGGTCGAATTATTGCCGGAATTACTGGAGCTACTTTTGCAGTAGCCTCTGCCGCTATTGTTGATATTTCAACAGAAGATGAACGAACCAAATATTTCGGTTATTTACATGCTGCCTTTGCACTAGGTTTTATTTTAGGACCTCTTATGGGCGGAATATTAGGGGAATACAACCTGCGATTGCCTTTTGTGTTCACAGGATGCTTAACGCTAGTAAATATGTGTTATGGCTATTTCTACTTCCCAGAAACAAATCGAGTTAAATCGAAAGCTAAATTTGCGTTTGCAACAACATTCGAACAATGGAAACACATTCAATCCATTCAAAACGTAGGTTTGCTCTTAGTTGTCTTTTTCTTCTTGGCATTAGCCTCTCACAGCATGGAAAGTACTTGGTCTTTTTATACCGTAGGAAAATATGATTGGAGTAAACAGCAAATAGGATTATCTCTCACAGTTATTGGAATTTTAACTCTTTTGATTCAAACCTATTTGATTCAATTTGTTTCGAAGTACTTAACGGATCAACAGCTCATTACTTGGGGCATTGTATTCAGCATTGGTGGCTTACTACTTATTAGTTTGAGTTCTACTGCTCTGATTTTATGGACGGGTATGATACTTTATTTAATCGGAAGTATTCAACAAACCGGATTTCAATCCCTATTGTCAAAGCTGGTTCAAGAAAATAAGCAAGGAATTTTACAAGGGATACTCAGCAGTATCAATGGCTTAACAACGCTCATTGGTCCACTTCTATTTACCTATTTATTTTATTCCTTTTCAAAACCTGAACATACTTTTGTATTTCATGGGATCTCTTTTTTTGTAGCTGCTATTTTCTGCCTATTAGCGCTTATATTGTTTAAAAAACAAATGAGATAA
- a CDS encoding NADH:flavin oxidoreductase, which yields MKTPNNLATVATIFQPVQIGPLTLRNPVIKAATSEGRSPEGKVTQALIDFHRGFIEGGIAMTTLAYCAISKAGFAAPGEILMVKENLGGLKKFTEAMHQAGGKASAQLGHAGPVATKKITGVRPIAPSRFFNLTSLQTCRAITQEEMEEIKQQFADAAAVAVEANFDAIELHFGHLYLVSSFFSPWINKRTDEYGGSIENRTRFAKEILLAVKARVGDQLAIIVKLSMDDGIKGSIWLDDSTETARILDETGVVDAFELTMGSSVSNQMYLFRGATDIDGMAATQKGIMKLGVKWFGKRILGEYPYQNLYMLESARQFQTVVQKAKLILLGGINSFEHIATAVEEGFPVVAIGRALLREPDMIHKIKENPNKAGLCIHCNKCMFSVYATTNCVFTKDYAVTSHVAIV from the coding sequence ATGAAGACCCCAAATAATCTAGCAACTGTCGCAACGATCTTTCAACCTGTGCAAATAGGACCTCTTACTTTACGCAATCCTGTCATAAAAGCCGCTACAAGTGAAGGGCGTAGTCCTGAAGGAAAAGTAACACAAGCTTTAATTGATTTTCATCGCGGATTTATTGAAGGAGGAATTGCTATGACAACTTTAGCGTACTGTGCAATTTCTAAAGCAGGATTTGCTGCGCCAGGTGAAATTTTAATGGTGAAAGAAAATTTAGGTGGATTGAAAAAATTTACAGAGGCGATGCATCAAGCGGGAGGTAAAGCTTCTGCCCAACTGGGACATGCTGGACCTGTTGCAACAAAGAAAATCACCGGCGTTCGCCCAATTGCACCTTCTCGTTTTTTTAATTTGACAAGTTTACAGACTTGTCGAGCCATTACACAGGAAGAGATGGAAGAGATTAAGCAACAATTTGCTGATGCAGCGGCAGTTGCTGTAGAAGCAAATTTTGATGCGATTGAGCTTCATTTTGGACATTTGTATTTGGTATCCTCTTTCTTTAGTCCTTGGATTAATAAAAGAACGGATGAATATGGAGGATCTATTGAAAATAGAACCCGTTTTGCAAAGGAAATTTTGTTAGCTGTCAAAGCACGTGTAGGTGATCAATTAGCTATTATTGTTAAGCTCTCAATGGACGATGGTATCAAAGGTTCAATTTGGTTAGATGACTCTACGGAGACAGCGCGAATCTTAGATGAAACAGGAGTGGTAGATGCCTTTGAATTAACGATGGGATCGTCCGTTTCCAATCAGATGTATTTATTTCGAGGAGCAACTGATATCGATGGCATGGCAGCGACTCAAAAAGGGATTATGAAGCTAGGGGTTAAATGGTTTGGGAAACGAATTTTAGGAGAGTATCCGTATCAGAATTTATATATGCTCGAATCTGCTCGTCAGTTTCAAACGGTTGTACAAAAGGCTAAATTAATTTTGCTAGGAGGAATAAATAGCTTTGAACATATCGCAACAGCTGTAGAAGAGGGGTTCCCAGTAGTTGCTATAGGAAGAGCTTTATTACGCGAACCCGATATGATTCACAAGATCAAAGAGAATCCAAACAAAGCAGGGTTGTGTATCCATTGCAACAAATGTATGTTCTCTGTTTACGCTACAACGAACTGTGTATTTACAAAAGATTATGCAGTCACGTCACACGTGGCAATTGTTTAA